The genomic window GCGTACATGATCCAGACCCCAGTCTGCCGAGTACTCGTCGTGTCCAGGGGCAACTGAGTTGGGGTACAATTCAGGAGGCGCAACGCCCGATCCCCAGGAGATGAGAGGAGTCCTGGTGTTGTCGGGGTGTCCGTCACCGTGGCTGCCCCAGTCAGTCATGCCATGGTCAGCCGTGAAGACGAAGGCAGTGCGATCGTCGGCATAGAAGTTCTGGATGAGCTCGGTaatctccttgacgccctGATCCACCACCTTCAGGTTGTTGAGGTATTCCTTAGAGTAAGGTCGGAAACCGTGCCCGCTGGTGTCGAGTCCAAGCagatgaaggaagaaaacCAACTTGTCTTCATGAAGCGCAGCATTGAGGGTTTCGTTCTTGGCGGCTTCGGCAAAGAAGTCCTTGACATGGTCAAACACCCAGTAATCGAGTTCCGTAGCATCCATGGAGAAGTCCTCAAACTCGGGTTCATACCAGGAGGCGTCGACTCTGCCTGGAACAGCACCATAATGGAACATGGGCAAGATATCGGGACTGCCCCAGCTCCAGGTATGGCGACTGCGGTTGAAGACACTGTCGAAGTTGACAGGGTTCATCTTCCACCCAGTTGCAACAGCCGAGACATCCTCGTATAATCCAGCGATCAGAGCGACATGGCCTGGGCGAGATTCGGTCGGGACACGAGTGTGGGAAACACCGAAGGTTCCATGCTCGAGGACTCGCGAACGCAGGAAGGGAGCGAGATGGCGGGGGGCAAGGTCTTCTTCGGACTCGGGGTATGGCTCGGGGTGCTGTTGGAAGGCTTTGTCGGCGCGTAGTCCGTCACCTTGCGAAGTAGTTGATTAGCGAAGGTTAACAACTCGAGTATGCGCCGTGGGTGCTTTACCAACGAAGAGAACGAGCCGGTCTGCAGGGGCTTTGGCAGCTTCAGGACGCTCGACCTTGAAGTGTCGCATGCCCGAAACGATTGGGCTGACAAAGTAGACATCGAAGATTGAGAAAATATAGACGATATGGAAAGCGACCGCAATGGCCATGAAGCCAAAGCGGTTaaagccagccatggcgagggGCTTGAAAGCGTCAGGATGCGCAGGTGTAAGTCAGCGTATGATCAAGGAAAAAACTATTTGAAGTTAAACCAAGGAGAAAGAGCCCATGACGCAGCAAACAACTGCGATACGATGGAAGGGCAAAGACCAAAATATCAACAAAACGAAACACCTTGTTGAACCCAAGGCAGATGCAAAGAACACCTCGTATACTCTTAATGGCGACGCGAAGGACGAAATGAAATACCGTGGCCAGTAGGGATGTGACGGCTGATGATGGACGCGAGGGTGGCCATCGCGTTCTGGGGCTCTCACTTGCAGGGACGAATTGGAAGTGCCTGTCTCTGAGCCAGGGACCCCCGTGGCGCTCCAGTTCCCCTGCGCTAGCGGGCCTGTTTAAATCCGGTTGGCTGCGCAAAAGCTTCACTCAAATGTGACGTCGAAACAGCCACACTTGATAGTGGGGAGTTGGCCTTGACAGCCATTCAGCCTGCACGTGTCTCTGGTGTAGGGACCTCCCTGAACCTTGAAGACATTGTGTGAAGCAAGCAAGTGTCCAATTCCCACCAACAAGTGAGTCTTTTAAATTGAACATATTTTCTCGCATCTCATCACGTAGCGCCACATCGGTTATGCTTATTCACAAGAACCCTGACGGATCGAGCGCTTCGCAACCTTGATGAACAAATAACCGCATTCAAGCCATGGCACATACGGTCACCAACAAGGTTCTCACGGCAGCCAGCCTCTTTCTGGATTTAGGTAATTCGACCATTGCGAACCCAGAGCTATCCAGCTGTGGCTCGACTGACAGATGTATATCTTCAACGTAAGTATGGCATCCCGGGGTATCACTAACAACCAATAATCCTGCCACAAGAACCACCATTACCACTCCTCCTCACTTATTCAATCCGCTCAGTCAGAGACTTGACCACCCTTGCATAGAATCGAGAAGCCTGGGGCCGTGGGAAGGTAatctcctcgacaagatAATCCGGTAGCATATCCATCAATTCCCCGTCGCGGTTAGAATCGAGCTGTGGTCGGTAGGTAAACTGCGTATCCTCGTAACTTTCTGATGCCTCAGTGGTTTCTACCGCTAACTTGAAGTGAAGAGCTACACATGGAGTCAGTAATCGATCAAACAGCACACTCATCACCGAAACTTACAGCCGTTGCGTCCAGTCTGGATGCAGTCAAAAAcatcttccatctcttcttgTCTCACCCCACGGATAATCAGGTCTGTCAAGTCTGCGTAGAGATCTTCCTTGGCTTGCGCGGTGGCTTGCGTCGCATGTGCCGCTTCGGCCTGTGCTGTGCGGCTTGCCAACCCACCCGCCTTCATAGCGCTTCCTGGAACCCTGGAGTTCACGTCTCCTGACCTGACAGCGGCCAGTTTCGTAGAGAGTGTTTTGATTTCCGACTTGGCTTCTGACAAAGAACCAGTCAGTTCCTCAATGGTAGCCTCTAAATCCTCAGCCTTTGCTTCACTCTCTTCTAGTTGCTGTCGTAGTTGCTCGCCTTCCTCTGCAAGAGCGGTCTGCGCGGCAAGTTCAGCCTTGAGTTCAGCAATCAATTGATTTGCGGCTGTCAGGGTTAGCCTTACAATATTAATAGCAAGTAAGTGGGAGACTTACCTGCGGTCCTTTCTTCAGCTTGCTTCTTGAGCCGCTCGAAATTGCGCTCAGCCTCTTTCACCCCTACCTCGCGTAGATCACGGTGACGCATATCCAGATTCTCGTACTTCTTTGAGAGCTCCCCAAGTCGCCTGCGCAATGACACTTCGCTTCCATCATATCCTGCCCACGATTCAAGTGGCTCAGTAACCGGCGCCACGTCTCCATTAatatcttcctcctcctcttctactACGACGTCCAACTCCATTGCATCTTCTTGTTGTGTTTCTGGGATTTCCTCGGGCGGCTTCACGGCTTGTCGGGGCGGTCGGCCTCGTCGTTTTGCTGCGCTTGGCGGGACCAGCACTGACGTATCGTTGTTGGCATTTTTCGAAGCTGAGGGAGGTACGCTTCTAGGTCGACCGCGTGTCCCTTTTTTCGTGACTGTCGACATGACACTCGGGAGCGCCTCGATATCATCGAATGTGACGGTCTCATCCTGGACGTTTTGTTGGGCTTTGCGCCCCGCTCCCGCCATGCCAGAATTTGTCTTGGTCGCTGTACTTGGTCGTGTCGCTGACTCGGGAACGGCCGAGAGCATGCCGCTTCCTCGGTGCGTAGATGAAGCCGTGGTCTTTGTCACCTTGTTTGCAGTGCGTGGAGGTCGGCCGCGGGGTTTCTTCGTAGCACTCATTGTGCGCGCAGCTTGAatctcagcctcgtcaaaAGCATCCAAATCGGGTTCCGAGTCAGATCCCACCAGGCCAGCAAGGGCCGATGCGGGTTTTGCGCGTGCGCGTGGTGGCATCGAGTATGTAGTGATGGCCGATTACTGAGTGGTCCAGAGGTGTCGCAAAAGGCGGCGCAAGGTGAAAGCGAAGGAAAAATTAGTGAACGATATGCCTGAGGTTTATTGTGACCCTAAACTTCGAGTATTCGGCGTGCGCTGGTGCAATTCCAAGGTATGAAGGTCTTTGTCGCGGGGATATGTATGATGGTTGTTTTTCCTGGGCTTTGAGGAACCCGCCGGGTTCCCATCCATGTAAACAATCGGTCCATCAGTGTTGGCGGCAAGCGACATGGACGTGGCCCGTGCCTCGCTTTTGGCGCCAGCCGCTCTGAAGTACTGTACAAGCATCTGAGAGTGACAGAAAGATACGATCACTACTTATCTAAAACTGCTTTGACAATGATGAGCTATGAGACAACTGCAATGAAGGAGGAAAATTAGATTAAAACGGCGTAAGTGACCTTAAGTCATATTGTACTATTAAATCGGTTATTGAACTCCTCAATCAACGTTTCGTATATGTACTGAGCCCGATAACTCATTGCATGTACGCGGCACGATCGCTGCAATCTTATTGTCAGCCCGCCACCAAGCATCTGGGGCAGGTACCTAAACCTACGGCTGATCGCTTTAAATGCATGTGCCAGGCTATTCTTGCCGCGACGCGCATATCAGTCTTTCGTTGTCCGAACGGCTCTTGATCTCTTCCGCCTCCATCAACGAATACACTTTTGGCGTCCCCGACGTCGGCCAGCCTCTTTGCCAGAAGAAACACCGCGATAGACCGAACCGAAATAGATCGATGACGATCGATAGCTGACAATCGACGAGCGAAATCCTCCTCAATCCCCTCCGTCCCTTGCCATCTCATGCCATCCGAGTCAGCCACCTGGCTGCGCTGGGTCCTCGGCATGGGGGAGCGACGCAAGCTCGGCGATGTCGCCATGGACATCTTGCTATTTGCTGGCATGGTGAGTAGATACTCGTCAACCTGCTCCGGCCGTATAATAGCCCTCATACTGATCCCCTTGTTTAGATGACCGCTGGCCTGTACGTCGCCCGAAACTTTCTTAACCCGATCCTCAGCAACCTCGCCGATCccgacaaggagaagcacgAGCAAGCGAGACGCCAAGCGAAGGCACATCTAGAGCGGTTAAACCGACAAAAACGAGATGGAGGCGAATTCGACGACGAGAGCAGCGATTCGTTACGGGGGCCGGAGCTGGTTCTGAATGAATATGAAAACCTGGTTGCGCTTGAGATGGTTCCGCCTCAGGACCTCTCTGTTGGATTCGATGGTAAGAGAGACAGAAAACGAGATGGTGTTTCATGCCTTGCTAACACCCGCAGACATTGGTGGATTGGATACCATCATCGAGGAACTCAAGGAATCAGTCATCTATCCCTTGACGATGCCTCATCTTTATTCACACGCTGCGCCACTGCTTTCTGCCCCCTCGGGCGTGCTGCTGTACGGCCCGCCTGGATGTGGAAAGACAatgctggccaaggccgtcgcCCATGAGAGCGGCGCGTCTTTTATCAATCTGCATATCTCGACCCTGACTGAGAAGTGGTATGGAGACTCAAATAAGATTGTGCGAGCTGTCTTCTCCCTTGCCCGCAAGATGCAGCCCGCTATCATTTTCATTGATGAAATTGATGCAGTGCTCGGAATCCGAAGGAGCGGCGAGCATGAGGCCAGCGGCATGGTTAAAGCAGAGTAGGTCCTCTATCTTCGGCACTAAAGCGTTTGCTAACCCCCGACAGATTCATGACCCTTTGGGATGGACTGACGTCTGCAAACTCGTCGGGAATGCCCGCTCGCATCATGGTTCTCGGAGCCACAAACCGCATCAACGACATCGATGAGGCTATCCTCCGTCGAATGCCAAAGAAGTTCCCTGTCACATTGCCCGGCACTGCGCAGCGACGACGGATCCTGCAGCTTATCTTGCAGGACACCAAGACAGACCCCGAGAACTTTAGCTTGGATTACATCGCAAATATCACTGCTGGACTTTCGGGAAGTGACATTAAGGAGGCCTGCCGAGATGCCGCCATGGTGCCTGTGCGGGAGTATATGCGACAGCACCGACAGAGCGGCCAGGCAATGTCGACAGTGGACCCGACGCAGTTCCGGGGCATCAGGTCGGACGACTTTCTAGGTCGGGAGGGAGGTCAGATCAAGTTGCAACCGACCCGACGACCTGCCAGGACGGGGGTTGAGGAGCTTATTCCGGAGGAGCAGGATTAGCAAAGCAAATACTGACGGGGACCGATAAACTTGAATAGAGACACCAAACCCCGGCCATCACATCACCTCTCGCTGCCCAATCAGCAACACTACGATTTCTGTTTCTGGGCTATCGGTGACCTCACGGTACTCTTTGCACTGTCTGGCCGCTTCCCCACAATCCGCACTTCTCGAATGTCTGGTCAGATACGCAGGTCAAGAAACGCACGAGATCAATACCCAAGGAGCGAAGTATGCTCCAACTCTTCTCAAATACAACTCCTTTATGACATCATAATTCATATAAGACACTAAAAtgataatatatatataagttgTTAAATGGCGATGCTACAGGGCTCTTTCATGATAACTCATCCTTTTGGAGGAGGACAACCTGATACCTTGAAACTGGTTTCTCCCCAACTGGAACAAGGTGAAGTCGGGGCGCGGTTCCGTACTCCGGTTCTCCGTACAGTGCACTCCATACGCAAGGGACGGCATTGCAGACGAtgggccatgatggtgtcTGATCACGTCATTTGGCATACCCCACCATCTCTTTCCGGGGTTGCGATAGCCGGGTACCTGACAACGGTGGTCTGATACGGCGTAAGCACAGGTACCCGGACATCAATCGACCTCCGTAAATCGGGCGGATGACCCAGAGGAATGGCGGTGGGCGGCAGGCGGCTCACCTAGAccgctgggctgggctgaaACAGCGCTGCATGCCCTGAAGGATGCTGCGATTCTCCCCTGCGAAGGCGCTGCAGACGCCCTGCAAACTGCGCTGTGCTGCACTGCAGGGGCGGGTTGCATCCAATTGCCCCAGAAAAAAAATAGAACGACTTCCATTCAGACCGCCGAGGAGCGGCATGACTCCGACTCCCGAACTCCCGCCTCTCCCAACCGCTGACTCGTTACCaatgttcttctcctcacctGAAAGCTGAAAATCaattctttcttcttcaactaTCCCTCGATCTAGCTGAATCAGGTCTTTCCTGTCGCATCTTTTGGCGCAGTCCAATTGCTAATTGGCGTCTTACCCCTCCTTCGCCCTTCTCCCCGCTATCGCCTCTCGTCTATACAACTTCACAGCTGTGCGACCTCTCGCACTGAACCCGGCAGTTCAACCAATTTCCATCCGCCTCGACCGAAAATGTCCGCTCCATCTCCAAACGAGCCCGCAAAGTCGAGCAACCCGCTCAAGCGAGTTGACAACGAAGGCCACGACTTGCCTCCCTCCCCCGCGCCCTCGAGCCCCCGCAACGGTCGTCGGCGCTATGCCCTCGCCACGGAACTCGTTTACACTGATAGCAAGGACCAGTATGGCGCCTCCAGCGTCCCTATCTACCAGTCTGCCACCTTCAAGCAGAGCTCTGCCAATGGCGGCCAGCAGGAATACGACTATACACGGTCCGGAAACCCTACTCGCACCCACCTCGAGCGACACCTAGCCAAGATTATGAACGCTTCCCGGGCGCTCGCCATCAGCTCCGGCATGGGCGCTCTCGATGTTATTACCCGCCTGCTCCGTCCTGGAGACGAGGTCATTACCGGCGACGATCTTTATGGTGGCAGCCACCGTCTTCTCACTTACTTGGCTGCCAACCAGGGCATTATTGTTCACCACGtcgacaccaccaccgttgATAGCGTGCGAGCGCGCCTTTCAGAGAAGACTGCCATGGTCCTGCTCGAGACCCCTACCAACCCTCTGATCAAGGTTGTCGATATCCCATCCATTGCCCGATTGGCTCACGAGGTCAACCCCAAGGCCCTGGTCGTTGTCGACAACACCATGCTCTCGCCTATGCTCTTCAACCCTCTCGACGTCGGCGCCGACATTGTCTACGAGTCCGGAACCAAGTACCTGTCGGGCCATCACGACATCATGGCTGGCGTGATTGCCATGAATGACACCCAGATCGGAGATAAGCTTTTCTTCGTCATTAACTCGACGGGCTGCGGTCTGTCACCCAATGATTCATTCCTCCTCATGCGGGGCGTCAAGACTCTGGCTATTCGAATGGAGAAGCAGCAAGCCAACGCTCAAGCCATTGCTGAGTTCCTCGAGTCTCGTGGATTCCGAGTCCGATACCCTGGCCTCAAGTCTCACCCCCAGTATGACCTGCATTGGTCCATGGCCCGTGGTGCCGGTGCGGTTCTCTCTTTTGAGACTGGCGATCCCGCTGTTTCGGAGCGCATTGTAGAAGCTGCCCGACTCTGGGCCATCAGCGTCAGCTTTGGCTGTGTTAACAGCTTGATCAGCATGCCTTGCCAGATGAGCCATGCCAGTATCGATGCCAAGACACGAGCAGAGCGACAGATGCCTGAGGATATTATCCGACTGTGCGTTGGAATTGAGGATGTTAACGATCTTATTGAGGACCTTTCCCGCGCTGTAAGTTTTTCTTTCTCAACGACACCGTGAACAAGACGCTGAC from Fusarium keratoplasticum isolate Fu6.1 chromosome 10, whole genome shotgun sequence includes these protein-coding regions:
- a CDS encoding Csm1 domain-containing protein, producing MPPRARAKPASALAGLVGSDSEPDLDAFDEAEIQAARTMSATKKPRGRPPRTANKVTKTTASSTHRGSGMLSAVPESATRPSTATKTNSGMAGAGRKAQQNVQDETVTFDDIEALPSVMSTVTKKGTRGRPRSVPPSASKNANNDTSVLVPPSAAKRRGRPPRQAVKPPEEIPETQQEDAMELDVVVEEEEEDINGDVAPVTEPLESWAGYDGSEVSLRRRLGELSKKYENLDMRHRDLREVGVKEAERNFERLKKQAEERTAAANQLIAELKAELAAQTALAEEGEQLRQQLEESEAKAEDLEATIEELTGSLSEAKSEIKTLSTKLAAVRSGDVNSRVPGSAMKAGGLASRTAQAEAAHATQATAQAKEDLYADLTDLIIRGVRQEEMEDVFDCIQTGRNGSLHFKLAVETTEASESYEDTQFTYRPQLDSNRDGELMDMLPDYLVEEITFPRPQASRFYARVVKSLTERIE
- a CDS encoding AAA domain-containing protein gives rise to the protein MPSESATWLRWVLGMGERRKLGDVAMDILLFAGMMTAGLYVARNFLNPILSNLADPDKEKHEQARRQAKAHLERLNRQKRDGGEFDDESSDSLRGPELVLNEYENLVALEMVPPQDLSVGFDDIGGLDTIIEELKESVIYPLTMPHLYSHAAPLLSAPSGVLLYGPPGCGKTMLAKAVAHESGASFINLHISTLTEKWYGDSNKIVRAVFSLARKMQPAIIFIDEIDAVLGIRRSGEHEASGMVKAEFMTLWDGLTSANSSGMPARIMVLGATNRINDIDEAILRRMPKKFPVTLPGTAQRRRILQLILQDTKTDPENFSLDYIANITAGLSGSDIKEACRDAAMVPVREYMRQHRQSGQAMSTVDPTQFRGIRSDDFLGREGGQIKLQPTRRPARTGVEELIPEEQD
- a CDS encoding Cystathionine beta-lyase yields the protein MSAPSPNEPAKSSNPLKRVDNEGHDLPPSPAPSSPRNGRRRYALATELVYTDSKDQYGASSVPIYQSATFKQSSANGGQQEYDYTRSGNPTRTHLERHLAKIMNASRALAISSGMGALDVITRLLRPGDEVITGDDLYGGSHRLLTYLAANQGIIVHHVDTTTVDSVRARLSEKTAMVLLETPTNPLIKVVDIPSIARLAHEVNPKALVVVDNTMLSPMLFNPLDVGADIVYESGTKYLSGHHDIMAGVIAMNDTQIGDKLFFVINSTGCGLSPNDSFLLMRGVKTLAIRMEKQQANAQAIAEFLESRGFRVRYPGLKSHPQYDLHWSMARGAGAVLSFETGDPAVSERIVEAARLWAISVSFGCVNSLISMPCQMSHASIDAKTRAERQMPEDIIRLCVGIEDVNDLIEDLSRALVQAGAVTVTMDGFHAAGAAKELGETPLTIR